aGTTCAATTAAAGTTCatattaatataacattaaGTGGGTAAAAATCACTTGACACAATTTTTTTCAGCTTCACGAATGTCCCAAGTTTGAATCGTTTGTTACAATTGAGaagtctaataaatattttgtattaataacacgataaaaataattaatagatgTTTGTCGGTTGTATGACTTTTTAATGAGAGCTTTTTTTatgatcttcattttatttgtttattgttttataCTTCAATAAAATAGTACTAGATGACTTTTTACacgttaaaaaattatagactAAAATACATTGATGTTTTAGTTTATGTTGAATTTAATACTTTATGCTTTCTAAGCTTCATTTTAGTTCCTAACCGTTTCCTAATTGTTTCAAATTAGTCATTGTCGTTAATTGTTAAAAGTGACAAAACATaaacatatacacatgttttatATAAAGATCATTCCCGTCCTTAgttttttaaatagattaaatttaatcccttattgtaaacaaaatttaaaatatgaaggaCCAAATTCAACCTTTCTGGAAAAAACattaaggaagaaaaagatccttttaaaaaattattttagtattctCAAAGGTAGCaacaaacttaattaaaaatggtAAAGTTAGTCCTACAATGAGGTGATGTTTTGACCACTCAGCAGGGAAGCAAAGCCatcaaaaaagatgaaaatatggGCATTATGAGCCTtctctagattttttttctactgTACAAGACGTGCAAGGGGGTTAATCAGATGCTACAATAGTAGTAACACTATGTCAACACAAGGttacaaattaacacaaaagTTTGACCTAAGTTTctcatcatatatataatatagtttttttgTCCTGAAAATCTCAACAATCCTCTACGAAATAATAAAACGATGGTTTTTAAAGTGAAACAGACAGTAGTACAGTATAAATTGATTCAGATATGCAAGGTTGAAAAGTAGTGTTCAAACAGAAGTACTAAACATGTGATATGTAAAAGTCTTCTTTAACCGTGGGACCTGAGAGAAAATACACGTTAAAATTCTCTCAGTATTCAAGGGAGCCAATTGATGGAAGTCCAGAAACAATTTCGTGAGAATCTGCACCAGTGCTATTCAGCCTATGTCCTGAACTTGGACCAAGGGATTCCACGGCTTGTTCTCCCATTTTATGGATATCTTCAGGTGAAAGTATTTTGATATACCATACATTATTGACAAATGATCTACAAAAGGTTATGCAGGAAATCCAcacaccaaaaagaaaaaacaagtgTCAGCAAAACTTAGCCAAGTAAAATGAACAAGTATAGCATGTCAATATTTATTAGATCACAAGTTGATTTAGTAAGACTCTAATGAAAGTTGAAGTTGAGCTTACTCCCACGGATCGTCTCCAAGGAGAAGAACATCGTTCTCCCTGTCAACGAATACAAGCTGCCAGCCTGATCTAAGAGGGTCTTCTAATTTCCCCTCAATACCAAACATCTGTGCCAACTCCTCCCGCAGCTCATGATAACTGCTGAACCGGGAGATGTCAAGTGAGCGCCCTACTGACCCTGATTTGTAAACCTGttaaaagacaaaattaaacaacgatAATCAAGTAAAAGAAGGGCTGCACTTTGCAAAGACTTAATATTTATCACTCAAACCTTGACGAATGTTCGTGTCTGGTTTTGAGGGTCGACTTGCCCTGCACTTTGCACCAACTCTGATGAATCTTGCACGCAAGGATATAGAGGAGACTGGAATCCAGACTCTCCTATTGGCATTGCTGATGCATCAATTTCAGCTGATGCAGTAGTATAACGAGGAACAGTCGTAGGAAGCAGAAGGCCAGATGAATCAATGTTGACCCCAAATAGAATAGGATTTTGGGAGTCTGGGTTACAATGTGGTGGCACCATTGCAGTATCTTTTCCAGAATACTGCACATGTTGCATTGAGTTGCCAAAAGCATTAATCTGCAATGGTGTGAACTTTGGGGCCCATGATTGTTGAGGTAACTGTTCAGTCAACATGGACTGACTACTTCTGGATAAATTCAAGAGATTGCCACTCCCTTCGGGACAAAGTGAACCAAGCATGTTTTGTCCTGGCGAAACTGAAGCAGGGAACTTCATGCTTGAATCTAAGAAATCCGGTTTTGAATATGACGGTGAAGGTAAACCAGAGTGTTGCCTCTGATGGAGCTGATCACTTTGAAGTAAAACCGTATCTTGATAAGTGTGCTGCTGCTGCTGTGTTTGGTCTTCTCGATTGTTGTGTGATTTCTGGAGGTGCTGAGACAAGTTCTCTGCCAACACTTGGGCTTGTGGCTGTAGGATATTATTAGAAGATACAGATTGCTGAACTGCTTGCGGTTGCTGAAGCTGCAAAGGAAGATTGGGGTTTCCTGATTGTTGAAGATAATTGAAAGGCTGTTGAAAATTCATCATTTGTTGTCTCATTAAATCTCCACTCCCTAAGTTCTGCAAACCAGATGCAAACATGGCTTGGTATTGCTGATTATGATCATTTCCAAGTAATGTTGGATCCATTCTCTGCTGCATCCATGGCAACAAACCAGAACCTTGAAAATTCAGGGAATTGAGAGCTTGGTCTCCAGGTCCACCCCTTAGCCACATAAGCCCATTAGTTGCTTCATCTCTGCCATCTGTAACAAGATCATTTGTAAAGAAAGGAGACAAAAGTGCCCTCAAAACCACCATGGCAACTTATTATAAGGAGGGAGTAGGAGACACTAGGGAAAATAAATGTAGATGAacacaagaaaaacaaatcCCTATTATTTTGTACATGAGAAATGGATGAAATAGGAATCATGAGTAGTAGAAATCTTATGTGGCTAACTAGATTTACATTTATAAGCCTTTACTAtccaattttaataatttcataaaaactaaaTGCCCTTGCCAAAGGACCCTGTTTAAAGAGTATTGCATATACCTTATTAAATGCTtacaattactttaaaaaatgtaatagatgatttttgtgttttcaatataataaatatgttattttctgATAAAACCTTCTTTACTTCTGTTTCCTTAACCATTGTCCCTATGTTAGCATTTGcctaaaattaattacattattgGATTGTGAGAGATAAAATTGGGGGGAGGGAGAAAtgtgaacaaaaatataattgcaAAATGTTCTCGAACTATGCCttcactttaaattttaaaaataataaattcttcTTTCATGGGTTTCATCATCCAATCAAAGCATTAGAGTTGTCACAATATTGATTCTATGATGTATGTCACATATAGAAGGAAGATAAGTAGTGAAAAAAATGGTAAGAGACAGGCATGTACCATGAAAAGAAGAGGTGCCAGGATGCCATGGCCGTTTCAATCTGAGGGGAAATAGAGATGGATACATTGGAAATGTTGTTAAAGGCTCAATTTCCCATAATGATACCCGAGGCTGTCTCTCTCCTGCTGTCGATTCATCCCAACCAACCTATCCATAACAGATGCAAAAACAAGGTAAAGACAAGAAAAAACTCTAACAGATGCCAGGTTAAGAGCtgcttttaataataaatatgtggCAAAAATCAAAATGCTGCAGCACATTGTAGGGGTGAGAGCTTTTTTTGGCATGGGAACCAAGCTGATATAGGCTGATatcaaattagaaattataaatatgataaggTCTCCTGTATTACATGTTACATCAACAAAAATTAACTAGTTGATCAAGAAGGCAAAGTAAGACCACAGAAAAGTAGGTAGCACTCCAGACATGTAGCAACAAACTATATGGCTAATGAAGCAAGAGGAATACAAATTAGTCTAGAAAAGGTTATTTATAAAACATGGTTACAACTGAGAAGATCTTCCTCCTTATGCACAATCCACAAAACAGGTATGTAAtagcaaggaaaaaataaaaggcaGCCACGTACATTAGACTGTCACGCATGttttttatagatttatagCCATTAGGGAGTGTTAAATGCATGCATTTTTACCATGCTCAGAAAGCTAGAGAGGTTATTTCACAACTAGACCCCATGCTCACATGACAGCAACCTTACCGTTGTACTAAGGTTCACCCTCTTAATAGTCCTATGTAAGTATGTTTATGATTGGAAAGGACCATTTTCATATAAACTGCTATCCAATCACATGTATTAGAttgtgatgagtttaccttaaCAGACCGCCAATGAGAATTCGGCCAACGAACAGGATCAAGGTCACTTATGCCAGTTATTGTACCCATGTACCTGCAAAACAAAGGTGACTTGTGCATAAGTAAAGGAAAAATAGTATGGCACCACACTCAGAATAATATTTTGCCCTCAATTTCCACTGCTAGATTGAAACCTTAAAAACTGTGTTGGGGGAGGGGGGAAGGGGCACATTACAATAAAAGCATCTAAGCAGAGGCAAAAGTACACCAGACAACCACAGAATAGCACTTAGCAGTTGGTTCCATTGCCATCAGATTGCAGCTGCTAACTGTTTTCTTTTAAACCCCAAAATTCAAAGCTgtttaaaaaatctaaacaaCTGACTATTTTCAAATCACTCTGGAGCCTTATAGATCTATTTTATAACCATAAATCCAGTTATCAGTAAACTTGCCTCCTTACACATTAGATGCAGATGCCATATCAACCTAGTCATAGGTAAGCTATTTTAATAGGCTCATCTGTCATACACATTTATAACTATGCTTACCCCTTGCAAAATACAATTATCTGATCTAAGAGTTTCAAGAAAAATGTCCACAATTTTTAGgcaaaaaaaacatatctttaagaaaaaaaaattatggttaCAAGTACCTGCGGACACTTGATTCTTCAGTCTCAAAAAGCATCCTGAAACGCATACCAACAGAAACGCGTGTATGGTACACAGCTTTGATATATTTTGAAAGCGGAATGACAAACTCAGATGGACTAGCCCTGCCCGTGATGTAGGTGTTAAAACAAgcattataatttctaataaataagtATCAATTCAGAAATGGAAATGTAGATAATAAATACAACCTTGGGTTATAGAACACTGTAAAGCAGCTATTAGTTGCTGCGGCATGAGCAGCAGCTGCAAGAAGCCCAATGTGCATACTATCACTAGATAGAACTGACGATGGCATGACAGTTTGTGGTCGATTGGCACGACGTATTCCCAAAAGAAGCTGATTCTTTTCATTCCTAAAAATGAtgtaaaaacaataaacaagcAGTTTGCAGCATCCAAGAGGAAGAAGAGGTAGCAtagaagataaaacaaaaataaacaccATATGAAAAGCACAGAATCTCCAGCCACTAGTCTTTTGGCACTAACAAATACACTCCAGCCTGTTGTAAGAAGGTGTCGTTTTGGCTGTCCTGAAATGATAAACAAGCAATAGACCTATCATATTGTGCAGAAGATACAAATAGACTAACAATATTTAGCCAAATATAAGTGTGTAATGGAACttagcttatttttttaattcaaaacagCTTATACTTGGTCTAAGAGAACTTTTGATAAGAAAAAGGGTTTACccagaaataataataataatactaatactaataataataataaatgatataagTAGTATGATTAACAATGATTCTTGCACACAAACTCTAGCTTATAAAAGATGCACCAACTGTTTGATTTGTTTCTGTTTTAATGGAAACACTGCCTTTGAACCCAGAAAAACTAACTATAGTGAATTAAAACAAATGtaggaaaccaaaaagaaagtCAGTAGTTATTACATCAGACAGATTCATCTATGTTTCTAAAGCATAACAAATCACAAGCTACCAAATATTGTCTGAGCATTGATTGAAATATGTTACCCtaacaaagtaaaaataatctACATACATCACTGGCAATGAGGCACAGTGGAAGACTAAAGAACTCATTTTTTGGAACTTCCTTTGAAGAAGCTGATGCTCATTGTCAAAAGGTAATGCACTAACATTGTGGACCATTGGGCGGCAAAAGTTACATTTGATTTCAAACTTGCTAACTCACTTTTGGACTCAAAAGTTAAAGCAAGTTTACATGAGTTTAAAGAGTTTATCCAAGTTTGACAGCAAATTAAATCGTTCTCTCTACCTAGAACCCAAAACTCACAAGAATCTACTAGTGAACTCAAGAGTTAGACAACCTTGCATACCAATTCTTCAAACTTACCTAAAGATCTTGTCACGTGAGAGCATGATCTAGACAATAAATGAATTGCTACATCAGTTTTTCAGTAACCAGGGTTTCTTTGAGAGGGATTAAGAGTTAAGTCCCAAACagaagaaaaagttaattttcCACCAAAGGTGTCTGTTGATTCAAGTGCATCACCTTCTTCCCCAATTGTTTACAAGATCATTAATAGATAGCTAGATATTTTTCGAATAGtaaattttagtttcaaaaGTTTTCATTGGAGTGTATTAATAGGTCAGTCAAAAGATTCCTAGAGCATCTATCGTATTAAGGATCCCTACAAGTATGTAAAAAGGAATATTTAAAAGCTTTAAAAATAATGGGAATATACTAAAAGTATGTAAAATATTGCTTTCTTGATTTTCTGAAGTGACTGATGTTTTGAGTCGAACTAAAACTCCTAAAGTGATGGATAATATGATAAGGATggattaattaaaaagaaacataagGAGACAGGGCAAAGAACCATCATACCACAAAATTTAGCTAACCTAATGCAGTAATGCCATAAATACATTTCATTCCTGTTCACCACTACTTTAGCATACAGCAaagatttcattttttgtacaatgataaaattttttttgtaaagcgAAGTACCAAGGGAGGGTCTACATATGGTGGAAGTATAAAATAGCAAGTCATTTGATTTACACTCAATAGAGCAAATAATCCTATTATAATCCTTTTTAACTTAGTGGAACTCACCCTATAAAATGACAAGATAATAAGAAtggaatcaacaaaaaaataaaaacttacctCGAAAAATATGTCGAAACTTCCACTCAACGTCATGGAGATCCCTAGCAATTAGTTCTTGCGCAGGTGGTTGCTGTGAGAAATCCTGTCCAGCCCAAACATAAGAGAAATGCATCTAAGTCTATCATTCTAACCAGAATCGAAACACAATGGGAAACTATGAACACTACCAATGGAGGGAAAACTTTCTCAGCAGCACGACGAGGAACAGAGAACCCTCCATGTGTGCTGGTGTCACTTGCCGTTAACGTCTTGCAAAAATAATTTGAGGGCTGCTTACTTGGAACGCCCAACTCCATGGGAAGAAATGTATCCTTCTGCTCTTGCTACACACACAATTACAAACAGCACAATTTTCAACTCCTTAAACAAGAAATGAGCCTATCACGGATAAACAAGCTGTCTAAAGAGCAACAAGATACCGGAGTCAATGGCTGCAACGTCATTTGAGCATACACTTCATCTGTTTCAACATCTGCCTGAAAATCAAGACAGCCTCTAGTTGACTGAATCTACTCTAGTGGGAGGTAGAACTAATTCAACTATCAAAGCAAGCAACATGGAAGGTATAATACCCACATGCATTGTAACATTGTGAAGTTGGCAAACCAACTGTGGCGGCAAACTCGGGTAATTGGGTATGTGACCATCAACTTCTCTGTTGGTTGTGGCAGCAACCTAAAACCAATTGTTAAGCACATGATCAGTCCAATCTCCATTCAACAAAATCCACCACAATTAGATTGAATTGCTTCCATTCGAAATTAGCAAGAAAAGTTATGCATCCTCCATTGCATGCAAAGTAGACAAAAATTGAA
The genomic region above belongs to Glycine max cultivar Williams 82 chromosome 14, Glycine_max_v4.0, whole genome shotgun sequence and contains:
- the ARF8B gene encoding auxin response factor 8; amino-acid sequence: MKLSTSGLGQQGHEGGEKKCLNSELWHACAGPLVSLPTAGTRVVYFPQGHSEQVAATTNREVDGHIPNYPSLPPQLVCQLHNVTMHADVETDEVYAQMTLQPLTPQEQKDTFLPMELGVPSKQPSNYFCKTLTASDTSTHGGFSVPRRAAEKVFPPLDFSQQPPAQELIARDLHDVEWKFRHIFRGQPKRHLLTTGWSVFVSAKRLVAGDSVLFIWNEKNQLLLGIRRANRPQTVMPSSVLSSDSMHIGLLAAAAHAAATNSCFTVFYNPRASPSEFVIPLSKYIKAVYHTRVSVGMRFRMLFETEESSVRRYMGTITGISDLDPVRWPNSHWRSVKVGWDESTAGERQPRVSLWEIEPLTTFPMYPSLFPLRLKRPWHPGTSSFHDGRDEATNGLMWLRGGPGDQALNSLNFQGSGLLPWMQQRMDPTLLGNDHNQQYQAMFASGLQNLGSGDLMRQQMMNFQQPFNYLQQSGNPNLPLQLQQPQAVQQSVSSNNILQPQAQVLAENLSQHLQKSHNNREDQTQQQQHTYQDTVLLQSDQLHQRQHSGLPSPSYSKPDFLDSSMKFPASVSPGQNMLGSLCPEGSGNLLNLSRSSQSMLTEQLPQQSWAPKFTPLQINAFGNSMQHVQYSGKDTAMVPPHCNPDSQNPILFGVNIDSSGLLLPTTVPRYTTASAEIDASAMPIGESGFQSPLYPCVQDSSELVQSAGQVDPQNQTRTFVKVYKSGSVGRSLDISRFSSYHELREELAQMFGIEGKLEDPLRSGWQLVFVDRENDVLLLGDDPWESFVNNVWYIKILSPEDIHKMGEQAVESLGPSSGHRLNSTGADSHEIVSGLPSIGSLEY